GCCCGCTCCGCGCTGTCTCGGTCCGGCCCGGCGAGCGCGTCGGCGAGTGCCGCACGGCTCGGCTTGCCCGGATCGCCGAGCCCCATCACCAGCCGCAGCACGAACACCACCCCGACCGCCAGCGCCGGCGCGCTGAGGATCTGCAGCGGACTTGCCGTCCCGCTCAGCTGAAAGCCGTACCCGAACACCGAAGCCATGCCGAGTCCCAGCCCGACCGTCACATAGCGCGGCCCGAGCGCGGGCAGCAACGCCGCCGCGAACACGACCAGCGCCAGCAACGCGATCGAGGCCGCCACCGAAACCTCGCCCAGCAACCGGGGGCCGGCCCCGCCCAGCACTACCGCGGGCGCGAACGCGGCGAGCAACCAGAGATCCGGCCGCAGCGGACCGCCGGTCGCCGCGAGGAAACAGAACAACGCCGTCAACCCGGCGAGGATCGCCGTCGCGCCGAGCCCGAGCGCGACGCCGAGCCCCGCCGTCCCGCCGACCACCACCAGGATCGCGACCAGCATCCCGCCGCCGCGCGCAATCGCGTTCATCCCGCCCCTTCGCCCTTCCGCCGCCCCGCTCGATCAGGGTTCACGGCGTCACGGCGTCACAGCCTCCCACGCCGCACCGATCGCCACCGCTCGCCGAGGCCGTGAAGGGCTCCTGAGGGACTCAGATTCCGTCAAGGGGCCCTTCACGGACCGAACCGGGCCCCGCGATGCTCGCCCCCGAGATCAGCACGCTCCTGCTCATGGCTCTCCCCTTTTCGCGCACTCGGCAGACAGAAGTTGCCTACCTTAGGTATCTTTTTCTCGCCCGCCCAGCACTGCTCGGCACGGGACAGAGGGGCGATCCATATACCTAACTTAGGTATCTAATCAAGGAGTGCGCGATGCCGTCCGAGTTTTCCCTGCTCCGGGACCTGCTGCCCCGGCTGAACGAGCTGAGCGGGGCGCTGAACCGGGGACGGCTGGTCGAGCGCGCGATCGACTCCACCGGGCATCCGCTGGACAGGCCGGCGATCAGCGTGCTCGGCGTGCTGCAGCTGGCCGGTCGGCCGATGCGGGTCGGGGAGATCGCGCACCGGATGAAGGTGGTCGGCCCGCACGTCACCCGGCAGGTCAACGGGCTCGAGGAGCGCGGCCTGGTGCGCCGGGTGGCCGACCCGGACGACCAGCGGGCCCGGCTGGTCGAACTGACCGCCGAGGGGAAAGCCGTGACCGAGCGCTATTTCGCGACCGTCGAAAGCTGGCTGGAAGGCGCGATGAGCGCCTGGACGGCCGAAGACCGCCAGGCCCTCGGGACGCTGCTGGGCAGGCTCGCCGAGGACCTGGCGGCCCAGGTGTCCGCTATGGACTGAGAATTACTCCGACAGCCGCAGGAATTCCTGCTGCTCGCGGTCATAGCGCTGGGTCAGGCCGTTGCCGTAGCGGTCCCACCAGTTCTGCGTATGCCCGTTCTGCCGGGTGGTGGTGTCGCCGTAGACCTGCCGGTCGTACTCCAGCCGCGCGTCGTGGAACTGTTGCTGGAACTCCTGCGGCGTAAGGGATTGCAGCTGCTGCGCGGCGGCCGGGTCGAGCGTGCGGGCGCTCCGCACGAGGTCCGCGCCGCCCATGTGGTTCAGAATCGCCCGGACACCGCCCGCGCCGCGCATGTGCGCGCCGGACATGATCGCGGCTTGCGCGCCCGGGTCGCTGAACTCCAGCGCCCCCGCCCGGCGCGCGTTCGCGGTCATCAGCTGCGCCACCACCGCGTGCTCCTCGGCGCTGCCGATGCCGTACTGCCGGCGGGCGGCCATGATCTGGTCGTAGCCGTTGTGCATGTTCTGACGGAAGCCGTACGCCTCCGGCACCCCGCCCTGCTCGCCGGTCGCGCCCTCGGACCGCATGATCGAGTCGACGACCCGTTCGTCCAGCTGGTGCTGCTGCGGAGCCGCGCCGCCCGCTGCCGCGCCACCGCCTCCCGCGCCGCCCCCGCCGTAACCCTGCGCGACCGCGGTGTCGGCGGCCGCGTAGTTCTTCGCCGCGGTGTCCACCTTCCCGTTGAGCTGGTCGATCAGCTTCACGAAGTCGCCCAGCGACGACACCAGTTTCGACTGCAGCAGGGTGTTCGCCGCGGCCACCCCGCTGCCGATGCCCGCGAACGACATGGCGTCGATCACGAGCGTCTCCAAGTCGCGGACCGCCGACAGCGCCGAGGCGCCGAGGCCTTCCACGTTCTTCACGATCGCCGACACCTCGGCCGGCAGCACCCGGTAGGTTCCCGCTGTCATACCAGTGACAATCGCTCATCCGCGGGTCCGCGCACACGGCCGAATTACCCACTTCCGTCGGGGATCGAATCCGGCGCGGCTGGGTACCTGGTGCGCATGGAGTCCGACGAGGACCGGCACGACCGGGCCGACCGCGAGATCGAGCGGCTCGCCGAGCAGCTCTGGGCGCTGACCCGCACCCTGGCCGGCGCCGAACCGCCCAGCCTGGACCGGCTGGCCGCCGCCGGCTTCGACGTTTCCGGCCGCACCGCCCGCCACGGCGCCGGCCGCCCGTGCGTCACGCTGCTGATCCCTTCCGACGGCCGCCCGGAACTCGGCCACAACCTGATCGTCGCCGCCTGCCTCGGCGCCGCCCTCGCCGCCGCCGGCACGAATGAATCCGGCTCGATCGTGGTCACCGACAGTCCCGCCGATGCCGACGCCGTCCTCACCTTCCAGCCCGGCACGCACACCTGGCCCGCCGCACCGATTCCCGCGCGCACCGACCTCCGCGTGACCATGCACGGCACGTCCGGCCCGACGCCCGGAGACAACACCGACGCGCTGGCCGGCCTGCTGCAGGTCTTCACCGCCGCGGGCGCACTCCGAGCCCGCTTGCCGCTGGGCGCGGCGATCCGCGGAATCATCACCCAAGGCGGCGTGTCCACCGACGCCGTCCCGGAAACCGCCGAAGCCCGGTTCGGCCTGCGCGCCCCGGACGGAGCCTCGCTCAGCAGGCTTGTCATGGAAATGACCACCGCCGCCGAAGGCGCGGCGATGGCGACCGGCACCAAGGCCGAGGTCGTGCACATCGGCCCGATGCATGCCCATTTCCAGGACAACTCCGTGCTGTCCGGGCATTTCGCCCGGCATCTCACCGCGTGCGGGCTGCACCCCGAAACGCCCGCGCCCGGACCGGCCGCCGGGCGGCCCGAAGCGGGCGATCTCAGCCACCGCTTCCCGACCGTCCACCCGGCCGTCGCGCTGCTGGACCCGGTGCAGGCCACCGGATCCGTCGCCTTCGCCGAAGCGACCCGCTCCACGCGGGCCCGCACGGTGCTGCTGGCGACCGCGGCCGCGCTGGCCCGGACGGCAACCGACCTTCTCGCCCACCCGGCGCTCGTCCGGCAAGCCTGGGACGAATTCGCCAGCCGGAAGCGAGATCACAGCTAAAGTCCCCCGGCATGGGGACGACAACCGCAGATCTGACGCTCACCGACGGCCGAACACTGCGCGTGCACGACAGTGGCGCCGAAGGCTTCCCGGTGATCTGGCACCACGGCACCCCGCAGTCCGGCCGCCTCCTCGGCCCGGTCGCGGAGGCCGCGACGGCACGCGGATTCCGCGTCGTGTCCTACGGCCGCCCCGGCTACGGCGGATCCACTCCGAATCCCGGCCGCACGGTCGGCTCGGCCGCCGACGACGTCCGGCAGCTGGCCGACGCGCTGGGTCTCTCCCGCTTCGCCACGATGGGCGCCTCCAGCGGCGGCACGCACGCACTGGCCTGCGCCGCGGCGATGCCGGACCGCGTGACCGCAGTGGTGGGCCTGGGCGCGGTGGCTCCGTTCAGCGAGGAATACGACTGGTACGCCGGAATGGCCGACGACAGTTCGCTGCGGGCCGCCCGTGAAGGCCGCGACATCCGTTTGAAGCACGGAGAAAGCCACGAGTTCGACGAGTCCAGCTTCATTGCCGCGGACTGGGCCGCCCTGTCCGGTCCCTGGAGCGCGCTGGGCAGGGACGCCGGTTCCGCCGGAGACGTCACCGCGGAAGCCGAAGACGACCTGGCCCTGACTACCCCCTGGGGCGTCGACCTCGCCGCTGTCAAGGCCCCCGTGCTGCTGGCCCACGGCGCAGCGGACCGCGTGATCCCGGTCAGCCACAGCCATTGGCTCCTGAAGACCCTGCCGAACGCCACCCTCTGGCTGCACCCGAAGGACGGCCACATCTCCGTCCTGAACGCCCTGCCCACCGCCTTCGACTGGCTGCGCAACCTGCCCGCCTCCCGTCTGTGAAGGGCCCCTTCCGGGACTTCGATTCCCTCAAGGCGTCCTTCACGGACGCGGGGCGCCGACCGCGCCGGTTATCGTGAACGCCATGAGCAACGTCGATCCCGACCCAGCGGAACTCACCTGCGGCCCCGCGCCTCAAGCCCCAGGCAAGGTCGAGATCCTCGACGCCCGCTCCGTCCCGCTGGGCGGCCCCCGGGCCATGCCGGTCCGCCGCACGCTCCCCCAGCGCCAGCGCTCGCTCATCGGGGCCTGGTGCTTCGCCGACCACTACGGCCCGGACGACACCGCCGCCACCGGCGGGATGTCGGTCGGCCCGCATCCGCACACCGGCCTTCAGACCGTGAGCTGGCTGTTCACCGGCGAGATCGAGCACCGGGACAGCCTGGGCACGCACGCCCTGGTCCGCCCCGGCGAGCTCAACCTGATGACCGGCGGCCACGGCATCTGCCACGAGGAGGTCTCCACCCCGGAAACCACTGTCCTGCACGGCGTTCAGCTCTGGGTCGCGCTCCCCGACGAACACCGGCACGCCCCCCGCAACTTCCAGCACTACGCCCCGCGCACCGTCACTCGAGACGGTGCCGCCCTCCGCGTCTTCCTCGGCTCGCTGGCCGGCGAAACCTCGCCGGTGGAGACCTTCACCCCGCTCCTCGGCGCGGAGATCGTCCTCGCGCCCGGCGCGTCCGTCTCCCTGCCCGCGGACCCCGCTTTCGAGCACGGCGTCCTGGTCGACACCGGCGAACTGACCTTTGCCGACGCCTCGCTGCAGCGAGCCCAGCTCGGTTACCTGGCGGCCGGCGCGTCCGCGCTGGACCTGCACAACCCCGCCGAATCCCCGGCCCGCGCGGTGCTGCTCGGCGGCCCGCCGTTCGGCGAGGAAATCCTGATGTGGTGGAACTTCGTCGGCCGCACCCACGACGAGATCGTCGAGTACCGCGCAGCCTGGCAAAACGGCTCCGACCAGTTCGGCGGCATCCCGCCCTACCCGGGCGGCCCGGCACGGCTGCCCGCTCCCGCGCTGCCCGCGGTCCGGATCAAACCGCGCCGCAACCCCTCGTGACCGGCGCGCGCACCCCGTCGTGAGCTGCTCAGCCGGTTCTGCCCCGGGTGAACCGCTCACCACCGGCTAGCGCAGCTCGGCGACCCGGTTCCGGGCCCCCGACGGGTCGAAGTTCACTCGCCGCAACGGCCCTGCGGCCAGCAGCACCACCGCCATCGCGCTCAACGCGGCCAGCACCAGCGCCGCCACGAACCGCGCCGGACCGGAGGTGGCCGAAGCCAGCACCGCGTACCCGCCGAGCACCACCGCGACCGGCCCGAGCAGCGCGATTGTCGTCGCGATCGGCGGAATCCGGCTGCCGTCCGGACGCCGGGCCGAGACGACCGCCGCGCCGGTCGACACCACGGCCGCCACCAGCAGGCAGCCGCCCACGGTGTCGGACAGGCGGTGCCAGCTCAGCGCGACGGTCGCCGCGGCCACCCAGGCGACGCCGGGCGCGCCCACGGCGAGCACCCAGGTCCGGAACCGGGCGGGCAGCGCCACGGCCAGCGCCAGCAGGGCGGCGGTGGCCGCGGTCACGTGCCCGCTCGGGAAGCTGTTGTGGTGCGGGACGCCGGTCGCGGACGCGACGTCCGGCCGGTCGAGCAGGTAGATCTTGAACAGCTGCGCGGCCGCTATCGGCAGCAGGAACAGCACCAGCGCGGTCACCGCGAGCGCGAACCTCTTGCGTGCCATCGCGAGCGCCACGACGGCGATGCCGGCCGCGCCGAACACCGCCACCATGTCCAGCTCGGACAGCGGCATCGCCCAGTCCACTGTGGACCGCGTGATCTGCTGCGCGTAGCGGACCACGCCGTCCTCCGCCCGCTGTCCGCCGGGCGTCCGCACGAACAGCAGGTAGGCGACGACGAACGCGCCGGTGAACCCGATCGCGGACGCGATCAGCACCGCGGTGCGCGAGCGCCGCTGCGGGGCGAGCGCGTGCCGGGGCGCGGACCGGGACACGTCGAGCAACTGCGTTTCACGAGTCAGCACTGCCATGCCTACGAGCCTGGCTGCGCGAGTTAGGGATCTCGTCTGAGCCGTGTCATGGTTTCGCTACAAGATCGGCCCGGCTCGCGCGCTCCGGCGGCTTCTCCCAATAATGACGGGGTGGCAGTGGTGTTGGTGGTCGAGGACGACGCGTCCGTGCGCGAAGGAATGGAACTGGCCCTGCGCCGCCAGGGACACACGGTGCACACCGCGGCGTCCGGCGAAGAAGGCGTCCGGCTCCTCCGCGAACGCACGCCCGACCTGGTGGTGCTGGACCTGATGCTGCCCGGCATCGACGGGTTCGAGACTTGCCGCCGGATGCGCGCGCAGGGCCAGGTGCCGATCATCATGCTCACCGCGCGCAGCGACGATTTCGACATCGTCGCCGGCCTGGAGGCGGGTGCCGACGACTACGTCGTCAAGCCGGTCGAACCGCGGGTGCTCGACGCCCGGATCCGCGCGGTCCTGCGCCGCACCGCCGCCGAACCGGACGCCGCCGCGCCCGAACAGCACGGGGACCTGGTGATCGACCGGGCCGGAATGCTGGTGCGCAAACGCGGCGAACCGGTGGCGCTCACCCCGACCGAGCTGAAGCTGCTGCTGGAGATCTCCCGCACGCCGGGCCAGGTGTACAGCCGTCGTCAGCTGCTCGCCACCGTCTGGGGACACGACTACCTCGGCGATTCCCGGCTGGTCGACGCCTGCGTGCAGCGGCTGCGCGCCAAGATCGAGGACGTCCCGGCGCGACCGGACCACGTGCAGACGGTCCGCGGGTTCGGCTACCGGTTCGGCCGCTCGTGAGCGGGCCAGGGACCGCCGGCTGGCTGCGCAGCCGGGTGTCCGGGCTGCGGCTGCGGCTGGTGCTGGCCTTCGCGGCGATGACACTGGTCGGCGCGGGCGCGGCGGCCGGCGCGAGCTACGTGTCGGCGCGCAACACGATCCTGGCCGGCGTGCAGGATCCGGCGATGGTGCAGCTGCGCGAGGATGTCTATACCTATCTGCCGCAGCTCACCTTCCCGCCCGACCAGCGGCAACTCGACAACATGGCGCACTCGCTCAAGGGCCGGACCTCGGTGTCGTTCGGCGCGCTGCACTCCGAAACCGGCCTCTCTCCCGGCGACGTTCCGCCCGGGCTGCGCCAGGCGGTCGACGGCGGGAACGTCATCCAGTTCCAGCGAGTGGTCGACGGCGGCGTGCCGATGCTGTTCGTCGGGATGCCGCTGCTGCGCTACGGTTCCGCCGGGATCGAGCACACCGGCGTCGAGGTCTACAAAACGGTGTCGCTGACCGCCCAGCAGACCGCGATCGACGAACTGGCGAAACGTGCGTGGCTGATGGCCGCTCTCGCGCTGCCGATCGCGGTCGGGCTGGCGTTGCTGGCCGCGCGCCAGGTGCTGCGCCCGGTGCGCGCGCTCAACTCCGCGGCCCGGAAGCTCGGCGACGGTCAGCTGGACGTGCGCCTTCCCACGAAGGGCTCCGACGAGCTGGCCCAGCTGGTCACCACGTTCAACCACACCGCCGCCGAGCTGGAGCGGACAGTAGGTTCGCTGCGTTCGATGGAGGCCGACGCGCGCCGGTTCGTCGCCGACGTCTCGCACGAGCTGCGCACCCCGCTGGCCGCGATGAACGCGGTCACCGACGTGCTCGACGAGGACGCCGACCAGCTGCCTTCGGACACCGCGGTCGCTGCGCGGCTGGTGTCCTCCGAAACCCGCCGGCTGACCCGGCTCGTGCAGGACCTGGTCGAGATCTCCCGCTTCGACGCGGGCCGGGCGGAGCTGCGGGCCGAGG
This sequence is a window from Amycolatopsis benzoatilytica AK 16/65. Protein-coding genes within it:
- a CDS encoding MarR family winged helix-turn-helix transcriptional regulator — its product is MPSEFSLLRDLLPRLNELSGALNRGRLVERAIDSTGHPLDRPAISVLGVLQLAGRPMRVGEIAHRMKVVGPHVTRQVNGLEERGLVRRVADPDDQRARLVELTAEGKAVTERYFATVESWLEGAMSAWTAEDRQALGTLLGRLAEDLAAQVSAMD
- a CDS encoding alpha/beta fold hydrolase, whose product is MGTTTADLTLTDGRTLRVHDSGAEGFPVIWHHGTPQSGRLLGPVAEAATARGFRVVSYGRPGYGGSTPNPGRTVGSAADDVRQLADALGLSRFATMGASSGGTHALACAAAMPDRVTAVVGLGAVAPFSEEYDWYAGMADDSSLRAAREGRDIRLKHGESHEFDESSFIAADWAALSGPWSALGRDAGSAGDVTAEAEDDLALTTPWGVDLAAVKAPVLLAHGAADRVIPVSHSHWLLKTLPNATLWLHPKDGHISVLNALPTAFDWLRNLPASRL
- a CDS encoding pirin family protein, with product MSNVDPDPAELTCGPAPQAPGKVEILDARSVPLGGPRAMPVRRTLPQRQRSLIGAWCFADHYGPDDTAATGGMSVGPHPHTGLQTVSWLFTGEIEHRDSLGTHALVRPGELNLMTGGHGICHEEVSTPETTVLHGVQLWVALPDEHRHAPRNFQHYAPRTVTRDGAALRVFLGSLAGETSPVETFTPLLGAEIVLAPGASVSLPADPAFEHGVLVDTGELTFADASLQRAQLGYLAAGASALDLHNPAESPARAVLLGGPPFGEEILMWWNFVGRTHDEIVEYRAAWQNGSDQFGGIPPYPGGPARLPAPALPAVRIKPRRNPS
- a CDS encoding phosphatase PAP2 family protein is translated as MAVLTRETQLLDVSRSAPRHALAPQRRSRTAVLIASAIGFTGAFVVAYLLFVRTPGGQRAEDGVVRYAQQITRSTVDWAMPLSELDMVAVFGAAGIAVVALAMARKRFALAVTALVLFLLPIAAAQLFKIYLLDRPDVASATGVPHHNSFPSGHVTAATAALLALAVALPARFRTWVLAVGAPGVAWVAAATVALSWHRLSDTVGGCLLVAAVVSTGAAVVSARRPDGSRIPPIATTIALLGPVAVVLGGYAVLASATSGPARFVAALVLAALSAMAVVLLAAGPLRRVNFDPSGARNRVAELR
- a CDS encoding response regulator transcription factor, with the translated sequence MAVVLVVEDDASVREGMELALRRQGHTVHTAASGEEGVRLLRERTPDLVVLDLMLPGIDGFETCRRMRAQGQVPIIMLTARSDDFDIVAGLEAGADDYVVKPVEPRVLDARIRAVLRRTAAEPDAAAPEQHGDLVIDRAGMLVRKRGEPVALTPTELKLLLEISRTPGQVYSRRQLLATVWGHDYLGDSRLVDACVQRLRAKIEDVPARPDHVQTVRGFGYRFGRS
- a CDS encoding ATP-binding protein, whose product is MSGPGTAGWLRSRVSGLRLRLVLAFAAMTLVGAGAAAGASYVSARNTILAGVQDPAMVQLREDVYTYLPQLTFPPDQRQLDNMAHSLKGRTSVSFGALHSETGLSPGDVPPGLRQAVDGGNVIQFQRVVDGGVPMLFVGMPLLRYGSAGIEHTGVEVYKTVSLTAQQTAIDELAKRAWLMAALALPIAVGLALLAARQVLRPVRALNSAARKLGDGQLDVRLPTKGSDELAQLVTTFNHTAAELERTVGSLRSMEADARRFVADVSHELRTPLAAMNAVTDVLDEDADQLPSDTAVAARLVSSETRRLTRLVQDLVEISRFDAGRAELRAEEVDLAELVQNSLTARGWTAADGISADLPSGIVASADPRRLDLVVANLVGNALRHGAPPVEVRLSSGETAVTLTVTDHGPGIPEEVLPHVFDRFAKADTSRARSEGSGLGLSIAQENARLHGGALEAENTGDGARFTLRLPREAR